In Lolium perenne isolate Kyuss_39 chromosome 5, Kyuss_2.0, whole genome shotgun sequence, the sequence GTTAGTGAGCAATAAATAATTTTGATGTTGTAAAAAGTATAATTGATGATACCAAAATCAAGAATATTAACCATTTTACATTTACTGGATTTCATCTGGGGTCATCTACTGGTTTAAGTTGGATAATTACTTGAACTGACTTCGGACTTGAACATAATGATTTTCAATTTTGATATGGTTGAAGACTAAGAAAGCTCGCTCTAGTCCCTTTTATGCATCATTTGAAGAATGGAATAAGAATAGCATTCCCAACTATGGGGAATTTCCAGCAAATGTGAAGTGTTCACTCTATGTTGCAACATACTTGTATAGTTGTATCGAACCACTAGCAGTATAAGGAAAGCGATCGGTTACCCCAGGGGCTGCATTGAAGGAGTGTGTCACATACAGATTCACCAAGAAAATGAAGACATGGTTCTTAACTATCAGTTACCCTACTGACAGTATAAGGCAAGCAATCAGTTAGCCTAGTTGCAAAGTTTTGGCCATTGAGCAAGAGGCTAGCATCCGGAAGGAGCAAATGCTACATTTTTCATACACATGCAGGTGAGTTTATGACCTACTGTATATTTTTGTATGCAGCCAGCCCGAATACTGAATGATGCAACTCTGAAGCAGCAAAAATACACTATGCTCTGAACTGATAATTTTGCTCTAAATCTGTCCATCTGTCACAGAAATTCATAGTATACTAAGATTTAGAGAAACAGCTGAATGTCCCTTGGCATGTCATAAGGGCACATAAATCAGCAACGAAGTATACCAGTAGTTCTTTAGCACCAAAAGATGCTCAGACCAGCATTTTGTATTGAGCACAAGCTTGTCTCCATTTGCTCACACCAACAATCATGCACATATTTAGCGCACATTTTATATGTACCATGTGAAGCAGGACGAGATGACATAGCTTGTTGATCCTAGAGAAATCACGTGAACAGCCTGTATAAGCTGCTGTCAGTTCTGATAACAAAATCATCTAAGCCCGCAATTTACAATTATTCACAACAGTAGATTAACGCCACACTTCATGCACAGCAAAGAATCGCCAGAacttacttttttttttttttgagggaaagtCAACATGGCTAGTTTCATTAATTTGGCAATATGGATACATCGTTTGACAGATTAGAAACTAAGAAATCAGGAGGTTCATCATGCCAAGCACTTCTGAGTGCCTAGCTAGACAATATGCCGCTACATTAACTTCCCTAGGACAATGAAAAAATTGAACTATAACGAAGTTTTGACAAAGAGAGGAACATTCTTCATAAATTGCTGCCGCTGGTCCGAAAGAATTTCCCCCATTCCGCATCACCTCAATCATGTCGAGGCAATCAGAATTGACTTCAATCCTATTGCACCCGATCTGTCCTGCTAGGATTAAACCATCTCGAAGGGCACGAGCCTCCGCCGTAGACACGTCTGAGACATCCTAGTGCTTACTTTAAGTATCAATCACTGCTTTGTTTATCAAATTATGGAATGAAACGTTACTACCTCCAATGAGTAGCCACATATTCAGCTCAAGCTTGGTGATGTAACACCActgaaacatgaaacaatttgtgAAGCAGGCACACAGATGATAGAGTTGAAACACATAATCAGAAATCCTAGTGCATCCATACATCAAACAATGGGGATTGCCAACAATTACATTTCAACACTGCGGTTGATTAAACGATACTAGGATGTTCAACAACCATAAGGACGCGCAACAGACAGTCGACCACAAACTAGCACAACGACACAGGGACTTGCGATAAGTTGATAAGCTAGTGGCTAGATGGCCAGGCGACGGACCTCCTCGCTGCTATTGATCATCTCCTCTGACGGCGGGTGCGTTGGTTGGCCTCGCTAACAGTGATGGTGCGGCCGCCCAGATCCTGCCCATTCATGCCCTCGATGGCGTCTTTCATCGACTCATTGTCCTTGAAGGCGACAAAGCCGAACCCACGGGATCTGCCAGTCTCCCGGTCGGTGACGATCTGAAAAAAGTTCATGACACCTATAGTTAGACATATGGAAATTACACGAATAATTACGGAACTGGAACAGACTTGGGCATTATCTTGGAGTTGGCCAAATatgaaaaggaaaaaaataggCGTTTCTACTGCATTACATCATTTGCATGTCAAGTGGAACCATCTTATCTTAGATGACCAATCATTAGCTGTACCAGTAATAGGGGACAGGAAAAGGTATAAATTTGTTTGAGTGTTTGACCATGGTCCATGGGGGCAGCCAATATTTAACTGAGATCTTAGTCCTCGAAAAATCTGTGTTGGGGATAAGGGAACAGAGAGGTGGAGCATGTGCCCCACCACGCACAGATCCAAACTGAGAATGGTGCAGCCAAACTGaaacctaagagcatctccagccgcgtcccccaaaccgcgccggattgagtgtttgggggacgtgttttgttcgtgccgcctttgggggatgtcgctccccagccgcgtcccccaaacgccgccccaaatgaattttggtgcacgaaaataaaggttttcattcaattttgattatatattacaaagtttgaatgaaaacggctagatttcatctaaacctagactactgaccgcccggcggtgcgttcgacggccccgccccgtcgtcgcctcccctacgccgcagctcctcctgcgcgcgcctcctctccttgcgttcggcggtggccagacggtgccgctcccgccgcgcgtcctcctccgccctcccctgctgggtcgcctggagggagagctcgacggcgcgacgaatctgcgcctcttcgcgggcacgggcgtcgtcctggagcttcttctccgactcgaaggactcgatgagcgcgcgttgctgatcggccgtctcgtccggtgcggcccgtcgtcgtcggaccactcgaactcgccgtcgccgtcgtcctccacctcggtctcctccgcctcggcctcctcctcctccattggcgcctcctcctccacatccgttggcgcctccatcatcgccgccgccaacacGGCGTCCTCCGCCGCCAACCGGTCCGCTTTGCCTCCCCATAACGCCATCGGCGCCGCCTCCCGCCGATGACGCTCCTCCGCCGACTCCtgccgccggcgctcgatcgactcccgccgccggcgctcTATCGACTCCCGCCGTTCACGCACAGCGCCTCCCGCTCACCGCGCCGGCGCGGCGCTCGTCgcccaccgctgctccatctccgCCCGGTACCGGCACCGTCGCGCCTCTCGTCTCGCCGAGGCGTCGACGCCGCAACGGTGGCGTCCCCGTCGCTCTcgccacgctgctgccgccgcgcgTTCGCCAAAGCCGGGACCATGGGCGCAGAACGCCGCCAgatccgccgccgcgccgcctcccgcCGGCCGGCGGGCTCGCCGCCGCattgcctcccgccgctgctgacggtgtgcacgccatcgctcttcccgggccgctgctgaggggtcggtgtcgacctgcgtttccgggactgcaagtggaggggacggcggtggagggaagtggccagcgccggggcggttcgccattgctactggtggtggaggagacggcggtggagcgacgagggctgtgtttgttgccggcggggtgtggtggctaccgttgagccgggagaccttttatagacgccggcgtcgggaagaaagcgcgggaacaggcgagaagaggcgggaagatcgcgcgggaacgggcggtggcgtgcgaacgccggcgacgcgtggaggctgcgcagcaccgacgagacgtctcgcctgcccctccgtcgccattaaggcaaagatgccgccgtgtgtcactgcgcgcgaataacttccgtcgcgaggtaggcgacggttaggttaaaattaactgtgccgctgacgggtcggccccgccactcctcgcctcgcttttcgttgtgtccggcgtgcccggtgcgtctcctgtgggacggggacggggtcggggtgccggacaccgtatgggggcgcgccggacaaaaatgggctttgggggacgcggctggaacggtttttttgtccggcgcgtcccaaatccctttgggggacgctttgggggacgcgactggagatgctctaaagaaaCCTAGAGAACAACGACGAGGGCACACGTACAGATCCATCCACAATATCACCAAAATTTTCCAACAGATCGAGCATGAGCCACGATGGAACTGAACTATTAAAGATGAACAAAAACAATGCGGCTAAACTGGATCTAAACCTAGAAAGCAACGGGCAAACAAGCACAGATCCCACCCAAATCTAAAATACAGTGCTTAGCTAAAACTTGGCGGCAGCAAACAAAGGAAATACAAGAGCAGAAGCATCGTATCGAGCAGGCATCGACCGAAAACCCACTCACGTCGGCGTAGATCGGGTCGTAGTCGGCGAAGGCGTCCTTGAGTGAGCGCTCGTCGGCGCGCCAGGGGAGGTTGCTCACATGGACACGGTGCTCAGGcgactcgtcgtcgtcgttgtcccACCACGGGCACGACATTGCCAAACCCTAACCACGAAGTGCACTACAAAGAGGaacggatggttttctctggtctgAACAGGAAAGGAGGCGCTTCGAGCGAGGGTGGTGTACTCGTGTCCCAACCCATATATGACACTAGGAATGCTTGGGTCACCTGGGCATTCTTGGGGCCAGGCCGGGCTTCAGGCCAGGCCTAACAAAGACTGACGCAAAAACCCAGGCCCAGGCCCGGCCCGACCATCGGGCCTAACTTTTAGGCTTAAGCCCGGCCCATCACTACAAAAGCCTATCGGGCCATGGGCCTCGGGCCAGGCCGCTTTCCTCTTTCAGACATTTTTAGGCCCAGATCTGGCCCGGCCCGACCATCGGGCCTAAATCTTCGGCCCAGGCTCGGCCCACACACAGGCCCAAGCCCGGAAAAtttgggccgggccgggcttccaTTGCAGGTATGGGTCCATCCAGCTCTCACGTGTAAGGCCATCTCCAGCGGACCGACCCAAAACATTGACCCATTCGGCTCATTTATGTCCATTTGGATCGATCCACGTATAGTTTGGTGGTGTTTGTCCGTTTTGGTTGGGTGGTGCGTCCATCGGCCCGACCTAAAGTGCCCTCTCGTGCCTGCTGTCAACGATGATGCTCTACCTCTAATGGTGATGGCACGCTAATGGCCGTCGCTGGCTTCGTGCGCGCGTAGTAGATGATTCCCGCGCTTCCAGTTAGTTTCTGCCCACGGCAACTCCGGTTTCTCGCTCGCGCTTGTTTTATGTTTCCCGTCGCAGTCGGAAAAAATTGCGCGCATGGGGGGAATTTCCCGCCCAAAGAGTAGGGCTATAAAAACGCCCACCGACGCGACGACGACCACCACACCTAATCGACGCAGAAACACCAAATCCACCGATGCCTCGCCGGAATATAG encodes:
- the LOC127304913 gene encoding glycine-rich RNA-binding protein 7-like, encoding MSCPWWDNDDDESPEHRVHVSNLPWRADERSLKDAFADYDPIYADIVTDRETGRSRGFGFVAFKDNESMKDAIEGMNGQDLGGRTITVSEANQRTRRQRR